The Maridesulfovibrio frigidus DSM 17176 genome has a segment encoding these proteins:
- a CDS encoding valine--tRNA ligase, with protein sequence MAESNLPKGYEPEDVEKKWLDHWDANKTFTADPEADGESFSIVIPPPNVTGVLHMGHALNLTLQDILCRYQRQQGKNVLWVPGMDHAGIATQNVVERQLKEEGLSRDDLGREKFIERVWDWKEEKGGRILEQIRKMGASVDWSRECFTFDEQRAKAVRKVFVKLYEDGLIYKGNYIINWCNRCHTALADDEVEHSPKPGHFYNVRYKLSDGSGELIVATTRPETMLGDSAICVNPEDDRFKHLIGKTAILPLVGRELPIIGDTYVDIEFGTGALKVTPAHDMNDWELGRKHNLEVIAIFDDEGNVNENAPEKYQGLYKDEARKVIVADLEAEGSLISIEDHEHSVGECYRCKSVIEPHVSEQWFVSMKPLAEKARAAVPTDTQIYPPNWEKVYYDWLDNIRDWCISRQIWWGHRIPAWTCEDCGELIVPMEDPDKCTKCGSSKLIQEDDVLDTWFSSALWPFSTMGWPDETADLAKYYPTSVLITGFDILFFWVARMMMMGIHFQDQVPFKHVYIHALVRDENGKKMSKSTGNVIDPLEMSDKYGTDALRFTLTAFAAMGRDIKLSETRIEGYRHFVNKIWNSARFALMNFDGKAPEASIDDAKGLANKWILHRLEEVKDSMREGIEGYRFNEVAQTMYRFIWNEFCDWYLEMIKPDLYSDDESRKAPTLKVLWTVLSETMVLLHPVMPFVTQEIWSVLPGIENEDIATVLYPETRDHCRSDEIVKQMDLFQGIVSGVRNIRTELLIAPSKKLEMIIRTSSDEALTLMNESAELVKFLARLDKIEAGPDARGPEASGAAVVQGNEIFIPLAGAVDFESELARLDKEFAKLDKDLIVIEKKLSNESFVNNAPAAVVAQERERLAEIDDKRAKLTELKDRLVSVMK encoded by the coding sequence ATGGCTGAATCAAATCTACCTAAAGGCTACGAGCCAGAAGACGTTGAAAAAAAGTGGCTTGACCACTGGGACGCAAATAAAACTTTCACAGCTGACCCAGAAGCTGATGGTGAGTCTTTTTCTATAGTTATCCCGCCGCCGAACGTTACTGGCGTTTTACATATGGGCCATGCGCTCAATCTTACTTTGCAGGATATTCTTTGCCGCTACCAGAGACAGCAGGGCAAAAATGTTTTGTGGGTTCCGGGTATGGACCATGCCGGTATTGCAACTCAGAATGTTGTTGAACGCCAGCTGAAAGAGGAAGGGCTTAGCCGCGATGATCTCGGGCGCGAAAAATTTATTGAGCGCGTATGGGACTGGAAAGAAGAAAAGGGCGGACGCATTCTTGAGCAGATCCGCAAAATGGGCGCTTCTGTAGATTGGAGTCGCGAATGTTTTACTTTTGATGAACAGCGCGCGAAAGCTGTCCGTAAAGTTTTTGTTAAACTCTATGAAGACGGCCTTATCTACAAAGGTAATTACATCATTAACTGGTGTAACCGCTGTCATACTGCTCTTGCTGATGATGAAGTAGAGCATTCTCCAAAGCCGGGTCATTTTTACAATGTCCGCTACAAACTTTCTGATGGTTCAGGCGAACTTATTGTTGCAACCACTCGTCCTGAAACCATGCTTGGTGATAGCGCAATCTGCGTTAACCCCGAAGATGACCGTTTCAAGCACCTGATTGGTAAGACAGCAATACTTCCGCTTGTCGGGCGTGAACTGCCTATCATCGGTGACACTTACGTTGATATCGAATTCGGAACAGGCGCACTTAAAGTTACCCCCGCTCATGACATGAATGACTGGGAGCTTGGTCGTAAACATAATCTTGAAGTCATCGCTATTTTTGATGACGAAGGAAATGTAAACGAGAATGCACCTGAAAAATATCAGGGACTCTACAAAGACGAAGCCCGCAAAGTAATTGTTGCGGATCTCGAAGCTGAAGGTTCCCTTATTTCTATTGAAGATCACGAACATTCTGTCGGTGAATGTTACCGCTGTAAGTCCGTGATTGAGCCGCATGTATCAGAACAGTGGTTTGTTTCTATGAAACCTCTCGCTGAAAAAGCACGTGCCGCAGTTCCAACCGATACTCAGATTTATCCTCCGAACTGGGAAAAAGTATATTACGATTGGTTAGATAATATCCGCGACTGGTGTATCTCCCGTCAGATTTGGTGGGGACATCGTATTCCGGCTTGGACCTGTGAAGATTGCGGCGAATTGATCGTCCCTATGGAAGATCCAGATAAATGTACCAAGTGTGGAAGCTCAAAACTGATTCAGGAAGACGACGTTCTTGATACATGGTTCTCCTCTGCACTCTGGCCTTTCTCCACTATGGGATGGCCTGATGAAACTGCTGATCTTGCTAAATATTACCCGACATCCGTGCTCATCACAGGATTTGATATCCTCTTCTTCTGGGTTGCACGCATGATGATGATGGGAATCCATTTTCAGGATCAGGTTCCTTTCAAGCATGTTTACATTCACGCTCTTGTTCGTGATGAAAACGGCAAGAAAATGAGCAAGTCCACTGGTAACGTAATTGATCCGCTTGAAATGAGCGACAAGTACGGAACCGATGCACTGCGCTTCACTCTGACCGCTTTCGCAGCCATGGGCCGTGATATCAAGCTTTCAGAGACCAGAATCGAAGGCTACCGCCATTTCGTAAATAAAATTTGGAACTCAGCCCGTTTTGCGCTGATGAATTTTGATGGCAAAGCGCCCGAAGCATCTATTGATGATGCTAAGGGGCTTGCAAATAAATGGATTCTGCACCGTCTGGAAGAAGTTAAAGACTCCATGCGCGAAGGAATCGAAGGGTACCGTTTCAACGAAGTTGCTCAGACCATGTACAGATTTATCTGGAATGAGTTCTGTGACTGGTATCTAGAAATGATCAAGCCTGATCTTTACAGCGATGACGAATCCCGCAAAGCGCCTACTCTGAAAGTTCTATGGACAGTGCTTTCCGAAACAATGGTTCTCTTGCATCCCGTTATGCCGTTCGTAACTCAGGAAATCTGGTCAGTTCTGCCCGGAATTGAAAACGAAGACATTGCAACCGTTCTCTATCCTGAAACAAGAGATCACTGCCGCAGCGATGAAATTGTTAAGCAGATGGATCTTTTTCAGGGCATAGTATCCGGCGTACGTAATATCCGTACAGAGCTTTTGATTGCTCCATCCAAGAAGCTGGAAATGATCATCCGTACAAGCTCCGATGAAGCATTGACCCTCATGAATGAGAGTGCTGAGTTGGTGAAATTCCTTGCTCGCCTCGACAAAATTGAAGCCGGACCAGATGCACGTGGACCAGAAGCTTCCGGCGCCGCAGTCGTTCAGGGTAACGAAATATTTATCCCGCTTGCCGGAGCTGTCGACTTCGAATCCGAGCTTGCAAGACTGGATAAAGAATTCGCTAAGCTGGACAAAGATTTAATTGTGATAGAAAAGAAGCTTTCTAATGAATCCTTTGTGAATAACGCTCCAGCAGCAGTTGTTGCACAAGAACGGGAAAGACTAGCTGAAATTGATGATAAAAGGGCAAAGCTTACCGAGCTGAAAGACAGACTCGTAAGTGTAATGAAATAG
- a CDS encoding BPL-N domain-containing protein, translated as MSSIYILWDDSHIWGLLIHRAMKAWNIDHKLVRARQIAQGLLSSKPPKALIVPGGWAKGKAGKLGGPGILAVQRYVGEGGNYLGFCGGAGLGLSGAGGLCLTCWERKGFENRLHHFLSGHINLNLNQDDPLVPDSLGDSALVPVWWPGQFSPQSGGPTTALGRYGEPGPDFWVADLCIGSLPEDTLSDWENLYGISLLPDFLQDRPAVVSGKSGKGRFILSYPHLETPASPQANTWLSHILDQMQEEPHTERPPIPAWDLANTPVLWDDKDLAVARESIETIIATGQGHFLLFWRNPWLLGWRRGIPGAALNSLYALICEVTSLKPSDEALKMWASCKDDFMQYMKIFEQGVTGYLLAERFAMTMRSLGPETVFPKGLQEQRNALFGPPPGAGGMYAKLLSTLEELTWIIHKNPQQS; from the coding sequence ATGTCAAGTATCTATATACTATGGGACGACTCCCACATCTGGGGACTTTTAATCCACCGAGCTATGAAAGCGTGGAATATTGACCACAAATTAGTGCGAGCTCGTCAAATAGCGCAAGGACTCCTTTCAAGCAAGCCCCCCAAGGCCCTAATCGTTCCGGGCGGCTGGGCAAAAGGTAAGGCGGGCAAGCTCGGCGGCCCCGGAATACTTGCTGTTCAACGCTACGTCGGCGAGGGAGGCAATTACCTTGGATTCTGCGGAGGCGCAGGACTTGGACTTTCCGGTGCTGGCGGACTGTGTCTTACTTGCTGGGAACGCAAAGGGTTCGAAAACCGTCTTCACCATTTTTTAAGCGGACACATAAATTTAAACCTAAATCAAGATGATCCGCTTGTGCCGGACTCCCTTGGAGATTCCGCGCTCGTTCCTGTTTGGTGGCCGGGTCAATTTTCACCTCAAAGCGGCGGACCAACTACCGCACTTGGTAGATACGGAGAACCGGGGCCGGATTTTTGGGTTGCCGATCTTTGTATAGGCTCACTGCCCGAGGACACACTTAGTGACTGGGAAAATCTTTACGGCATAAGCCTGCTTCCAGACTTTTTGCAGGACCGCCCCGCTGTTGTTTCCGGTAAGTCAGGTAAAGGCAGATTCATTCTGAGCTACCCCCATCTTGAGACTCCGGCATCGCCGCAAGCCAACACATGGCTTTCTCATATTTTAGATCAAATGCAGGAAGAACCGCACACAGAAAGACCGCCAATCCCCGCGTGGGACTTAGCTAATACACCTGTGCTGTGGGATGATAAAGACTTAGCCGTTGCTCGCGAATCCATAGAAACAATCATAGCTACCGGGCAAGGGCATTTCCTACTTTTCTGGCGCAACCCGTGGCTACTGGGCTGGCGAAGAGGAATACCGGGAGCAGCGCTGAACAGTCTTTACGCTCTTATCTGCGAAGTCACCTCGCTGAAACCAAGCGACGAGGCTCTGAAAATGTGGGCGTCTTGCAAAGACGATTTTATGCAGTACATGAAAATTTTTGAACAAGGAGTCACGGGCTACCTGCTGGCCGAAAGATTTGCCATGACCATGCGTAGCCTTGGACCGGAGACAGTATTCCCTAAAGGCCTACAAGAACAGCGTAATGCACTCTTCGGCCCACCTCCTGGAGCCGGAGGAATGTACGCAAAACTGCTCTCTACCCTTGAAGAATTGACATGGATTATTCATAAAAATCCGCAACAAAGTTAA
- a CDS encoding DUF342 domain-containing protein has translation MADNGSPIRGSELRTASSQDNGPSRDAELEFSVTEDKMAAFIASYTPAQGDGAPLSIALMEKELDRAGYKGQLNPDGAKFALQRAEEGKSILNVALVRGIYAQEPEDAIIIGDADFRFPVIPGMIFGTLTIPIKASNGTNLLGDEIPVLKTNTPESLTVAPGGGCTHDKEINALISNTYGLVQIRDKQIYVESLISVSADAMQARATIYPHDCFGSPLSLQSIAPALEAAEISRPLLLVAGETAIKTAKETGAAQDTAIAKGTEPIAGVNGWFEYEKQEAHSIGTSLENDRIDFKERGTHPMVTPGDIIGKIHPPVEGKAGEDVYGRMTPPPGGQPFEVTPGAHVEPLPDGITYKAMAAGMVSLVNGELSVIDVLETEADVDYSTGNLRLEKGSVHVTGCIREGFTVHVPGHILVKESIEGADVFAGGDIDVNGGIIMGGKGHLKADGSIVAQFAANSRIDCGDELTIAHEVSNCMIRCKGSVTATAGKGVIQGGVIASATGIEANELGSDLGVETVLTIISRQPVNKELVKEREELRSRLMKINDSIGQDSDENTLARTPIDKQEQMGKILLLRAQIKRNLKNVRNKLSHELLDYYQTLERLSIRAKRRVHPGVVVKIGGKTLKVTKTLNRVKFHFDSGTRTIVAVNL, from the coding sequence ATGGCTGACAACGGATCCCCAATACGAGGTTCTGAGTTACGTACAGCATCCTCTCAGGATAACGGCCCCAGCCGTGATGCGGAGCTTGAATTCAGTGTTACCGAAGATAAAATGGCAGCATTTATCGCAAGTTACACTCCTGCACAAGGAGACGGAGCGCCCCTTTCTATCGCGCTAATGGAAAAAGAACTGGATCGCGCAGGATACAAAGGACAACTTAATCCTGATGGAGCAAAGTTCGCTCTGCAAAGAGCTGAAGAAGGAAAATCCATTTTAAATGTCGCACTCGTTCGCGGAATTTATGCGCAAGAACCTGAAGATGCGATAATCATAGGCGATGCAGATTTCAGATTTCCCGTTATACCGGGTATGATTTTCGGAACATTGACGATCCCTATTAAGGCATCAAATGGAACTAACCTTCTTGGCGATGAAATCCCTGTCCTAAAAACAAACACTCCCGAGTCTTTAACTGTGGCCCCAGGTGGAGGCTGCACACACGACAAAGAAATCAATGCTCTGATCTCCAATACATATGGGTTAGTGCAGATACGCGACAAACAAATTTATGTTGAGTCTCTCATCAGTGTATCTGCAGATGCGATGCAAGCACGAGCTACCATCTACCCGCATGACTGCTTCGGTTCACCCCTTTCTTTACAAAGCATTGCTCCCGCTTTGGAAGCTGCTGAAATTTCACGCCCTCTTCTACTTGTTGCAGGCGAAACAGCCATAAAAACAGCCAAAGAAACCGGGGCAGCTCAAGACACTGCCATTGCAAAAGGCACAGAACCTATTGCCGGGGTTAATGGCTGGTTTGAGTACGAAAAACAGGAAGCCCACTCAATAGGGACTTCACTTGAAAATGACCGGATTGACTTTAAGGAACGGGGAACACATCCAATGGTTACCCCTGGAGATATCATAGGGAAGATTCATCCTCCGGTTGAGGGTAAAGCCGGAGAAGATGTTTACGGTAGAATGACTCCCCCTCCCGGTGGACAACCATTTGAAGTTACACCTGGAGCACATGTAGAGCCTCTGCCGGATGGAATCACATACAAGGCAATGGCGGCAGGAATGGTCAGCCTTGTAAATGGGGAACTTTCCGTAATAGACGTGCTGGAAACAGAAGCCGACGTAGATTACTCAACGGGAAATCTCAGGCTGGAGAAAGGTTCTGTACACGTTACAGGATGTATCCGCGAAGGATTTACAGTACATGTACCCGGCCATATTTTGGTTAAAGAGTCTATCGAAGGCGCGGATGTTTTCGCTGGTGGTGACATCGACGTTAACGGCGGCATCATAATGGGTGGCAAAGGCCATCTTAAAGCGGACGGTAGTATCGTTGCACAGTTTGCAGCCAACTCCCGCATAGACTGCGGAGATGAACTTACTATCGCCCACGAAGTCAGCAACTGCATGATTCGCTGTAAAGGTTCTGTAACTGCAACCGCAGGCAAGGGAGTTATACAAGGCGGAGTCATTGCCTCTGCTACAGGTATAGAAGCTAATGAACTGGGATCTGATCTCGGTGTCGAAACAGTTTTGACCATTATATCCCGTCAGCCAGTCAATAAGGAATTGGTAAAGGAGAGAGAGGAACTACGTAGCAGATTAATGAAAATTAACGATTCCATAGGGCAGGATTCTGACGAAAACACCTTAGCTAGAACTCCCATCGATAAACAAGAGCAAATGGGAAAGATCCTTCTTTTGCGGGCGCAAATTAAAAGAAATCTTAAAAATGTGCGTAACAAACTTTCACACGAACTTTTAGATTATTACCAAACTCTGGAACGGCTATCTATAAGAGCCAAAAGAAGAGTTCACCCCGGTGTGGTCGTTAAAATCGGTGGAAAAACTCTAAAGGTCACTAAAACCTTGAACAGAGTAAAATTCCATTTTGATTCAGGAACAAGAACGATTGTGGCGGTGAATCTCTAA
- the truA gene encoding tRNA pseudouridine(38-40) synthase TruA encodes MKRLKMIVAYEGTKFCGWQIQPGVRTVQNELEKAIATITSEPVRVYGSGRTDSGVHALGQVVHFALPENRANVPWQKALNSILPDDITLLSAEVVDENFHAQFSSLRKTYSYTLWLDNSFLLPWRRHFVWACGPLNLSAVDEAMKCFVGEHDFASFQNVGTPVSNTIRTILDFKRLPGETEQEIKLEICGTGFLKQMVRNIVGCLVEVGRGKAQPDFVRSVLERKDRTLAPATAPPQGLCLSSVYYGEPVSGESNSGRNEPRIDGKD; translated from the coding sequence TTGAAAAGACTCAAAATGATAGTTGCTTACGAGGGTACAAAGTTTTGCGGATGGCAGATTCAGCCGGGCGTTCGGACTGTTCAAAATGAGCTTGAGAAAGCAATCGCGACGATTACAAGTGAGCCTGTGCGGGTATACGGATCTGGGCGTACAGACAGCGGTGTTCACGCTTTGGGTCAGGTTGTGCACTTTGCTTTGCCTGAGAATCGGGCAAATGTACCTTGGCAGAAAGCTTTGAACTCAATTTTACCCGATGATATCACGCTTTTGAGCGCAGAAGTTGTAGACGAAAATTTTCACGCTCAATTTAGCTCTCTCCGCAAGACATACAGTTACACTCTTTGGCTCGATAACAGCTTTTTATTGCCATGGCGCAGACATTTTGTATGGGCATGCGGTCCTCTCAACTTAAGTGCTGTAGACGAAGCCATGAAATGTTTTGTCGGTGAACATGATTTTGCCTCCTTTCAGAACGTGGGAACTCCCGTCAGCAATACAATCAGGACAATTTTAGACTTTAAGCGTCTTCCCGGTGAAACTGAGCAGGAAATCAAGCTCGAAATTTGCGGGACTGGGTTCTTAAAACAGATGGTACGCAATATTGTTGGCTGCCTTGTCGAGGTTGGCCGGGGTAAAGCTCAGCCCGATTTTGTCCGATCAGTATTAGAGAGAAAAGACAGAACATTAGCGCCGGCCACAGCTCCTCCGCAGGGGTTGTGTCTTTCGAGTGTGTATTACGGGGAGCCAGTAAGTGGCGAATCTAACTCTGGACGGAACGAACCTCGTATCGACGGGAAAGACTGA
- a CDS encoding MotE family protein, translated as MTKWQRFVSRLKISKVLVCLVLLAFFKLSLIGALGFDLSGPSKDVVNAVIDSSVVRDVVSAPEAIAAEAEPKPAKEKAAATKPDRMPDADWKALKAKEDELARKERSLRTLEQNLDKKLAELNGLEKRLKKMLADADVLKDAKVKHLVGVYTAMKAKSAAKIIETLDTDLSVKILSGMRGRNAGAILGFVTPKKAAALSEALTKLQVPLGEQ; from the coding sequence ATGACGAAATGGCAACGCTTCGTTTCAAGGCTAAAGATTTCTAAGGTACTTGTTTGTTTGGTTCTACTGGCCTTTTTTAAACTTTCCCTTATAGGTGCTCTTGGTTTTGACCTTAGTGGCCCTTCAAAGGATGTTGTAAATGCCGTAATCGATAGCAGTGTTGTCCGCGATGTTGTTTCAGCTCCTGAAGCAATAGCCGCGGAGGCTGAACCCAAGCCTGCTAAAGAGAAAGCTGCTGCAACTAAACCAGATAGAATGCCGGATGCTGACTGGAAGGCCTTAAAAGCTAAAGAAGATGAGTTGGCTCGCAAAGAAAGATCCCTTCGCACTCTTGAACAGAATTTGGATAAAAAACTGGCCGAACTTAACGGTCTTGAAAAACGTCTCAAGAAAATGCTTGCTGACGCTGATGTTCTGAAAGATGCGAAAGTTAAACATTTGGTGGGCGTTTATACTGCAATGAAAGCGAAGAGTGCTGCAAAGATCATTGAAACTCTGGATACGGATCTATCTGTCAAGATTTTGTCAGGTATGCGCGGACGAAATGCCGGTGCCATCCTAGGTTTCGTTACTCCGAAGAAAGCGGCGGCGCTATCCGAGGCTCTTACCAAATTGCAGGTTCCACTCGGTGAACAGTAA
- the fliJ gene encoding flagellar export protein FliJ — protein sequence MPRPYHFELEKVLDFRKQVEEQARLALAQALVLHADHQKVVREIETKIQIHQKNKYEKLSADDMWLWRQYDDALKKDLQASHVRLRQLALNLQKCRTEAIKKSKDRKLLEKLKENQAKKYYEEENLKEQKEYDEMATLRFKAKDF from the coding sequence ATGCCAAGGCCCTATCATTTTGAGCTTGAGAAAGTCCTTGATTTTCGAAAGCAGGTAGAGGAACAGGCTCGCTTGGCTCTAGCTCAAGCGTTAGTACTTCATGCTGACCATCAGAAGGTCGTCCGCGAAATTGAAACTAAAATACAAATTCATCAAAAAAATAAATATGAGAAGCTGTCTGCAGACGATATGTGGCTGTGGCGGCAATATGATGATGCTCTGAAGAAAGATTTACAAGCATCTCACGTTCGGTTGCGACAGTTGGCCCTTAATTTGCAGAAATGTCGTACAGAAGCTATTAAAAAGTCAAAAGACCGTAAGTTGTTAGAAAAACTTAAAGAGAACCAAGCGAAAAAATACTATGAAGAAGAAAATCTTAAAGAGCAAAAAGAGTATGACGAAATGGCAACGCTTCGTTTCAAGGCTAAAGATTTCTAA
- a CDS encoding asparagine synthase-related protein, translating into MPTKKSIIIQKQYDMLLGLFRSHKKAFIAFSGGIDSSLVAKAAFDVLGANAVAITVDSDLVARRDLNYARKSAASIGIRHKIVRAELLNITNITENSPLRCYHCKKNIIESINLFPLFDGSHIDDCDSRPGMKAIKEAGVISPLALAGFGKEIIAETAFYLRLTSAGRPSNSCLATRITTGQPLTATKLCIVEQIEEIMFNASVNWCRARMDQLNLTIEYGSEELLTETLIADELLSTIPELISMEVHFLRRA; encoded by the coding sequence ATGCCCACAAAAAAATCAATCATTATTCAAAAGCAATACGACATGCTTCTCGGGTTATTCCGCTCCCATAAAAAGGCTTTCATCGCTTTTTCAGGTGGAATTGACAGTTCTTTAGTTGCTAAAGCAGCTTTTGATGTACTGGGTGCCAATGCAGTGGCAATCACTGTTGACTCCGACTTAGTTGCCAGAAGAGATCTTAACTACGCACGCAAGTCTGCGGCATCGATAGGGATTAGACATAAGATAGTCCGTGCAGAACTTCTTAACATTACGAATATCACTGAGAACTCTCCTCTTCGATGCTACCACTGTAAAAAAAATATTATCGAGTCAATTAACTTATTTCCGCTTTTCGACGGCAGCCATATTGATGATTGTGATAGCCGCCCGGGAATGAAGGCAATTAAAGAAGCTGGGGTTATTTCACCCTTGGCTCTGGCTGGGTTCGGTAAAGAGATTATTGCTGAGACAGCATTTTATTTACGCTTAACATCTGCAGGCCGCCCTTCTAACAGTTGCCTTGCAACAAGAATTACTACCGGACAGCCACTTACTGCTACAAAGCTTTGCATAGTAGAACAAATCGAAGAAATTATGTTTAACGCAAGTGTTAATTGGTGTCGTGCAAGAATGGACCAACTTAACCTAACAATTGAATATGGATCGGAAGAGCTACTTACTGAAACCCTAATAGCGGATGAGCTGCTATCAACCATTCCCGAACTGATCAGTATGGAAGTTCACTTTTTACGAAGAGCATAA
- a CDS encoding ferredoxin yields the protein MAKKVVIDQDECIGCETCVELCPEVFALDNEGEKAEVIKEDAVDMDCVQESIDSCPVECILIEE from the coding sequence ATGGCTAAGAAAGTAGTAATTGATCAAGATGAGTGTATTGGATGTGAAACTTGTGTAGAGCTTTGTCCTGAAGTTTTTGCGCTTGATAATGAAGGTGAAAAAGCTGAAGTTATCAAAGAAGATGCTGTTGACATGGACTGCGTGCAAGAGTCCATTGATTCTTGTCCGGTAGAGTGCATCCTTATTGAAGAATAG
- a CDS encoding ABC transporter ATP-binding protein has protein sequence MSEPILELRDIKAGYGSIKALKGINIKVYEGEIVSIIGANGAGKSTTLMTICNIVQATSGDIFYKGERINNIVSDKLPKMGLCQVPEGRRIFPRLTIEENLDMGAFFRNDKEIEDDKERVFGMFPILRERCKQAGGTLSGGEQQMLAIGRALMSRPKVLLLDEPSLGLAPLIVKQIFGIIKEINSLGTTIILVEQNAKVALSMANRGYVLETGNVVMEDEAKKLLNNPDIQKAYLGE, from the coding sequence ATGAGCGAACCAATATTAGAATTACGGGATATCAAGGCCGGATACGGAAGTATTAAAGCTCTTAAAGGGATTAATATCAAAGTTTATGAGGGAGAAATTGTCTCTATTATCGGCGCAAACGGTGCAGGTAAGAGTACAACTCTCATGACCATATGTAATATTGTTCAGGCCACCAGTGGCGATATCTTTTACAAAGGTGAAAGAATAAACAATATTGTATCTGATAAGCTGCCCAAAATGGGACTGTGTCAGGTTCCGGAAGGGCGAAGAATTTTCCCGAGACTTACCATTGAGGAGAATCTCGATATGGGCGCTTTCTTTCGTAATGATAAGGAAATTGAAGACGATAAAGAACGCGTTTTCGGAATGTTCCCTATTTTGCGCGAAAGATGCAAACAGGCGGGTGGAACCTTGTCTGGCGGCGAACAGCAGATGCTTGCCATTGGTAGAGCATTAATGAGCAGGCCGAAAGTGCTATTGCTTGATGAACCTTCACTTGGTCTTGCGCCGCTTATCGTTAAGCAGATTTTTGGTATAATCAAAGAGATTAATAGTTTAGGGACGACGATTATTCTCGTTGAGCAAAATGCGAAGGTTGCCTTAAGCATGGCTAACAGGGGTTATGTTCTTGAAACCGGGAATGTTGTTATGGAAGATGAAGCTAAAAAGCTTCTTAATAATCCGGATATCCAGAAAGCATATCTCGGAGAATAA
- a CDS encoding ABC transporter permease subunit, giving the protein MTIPEFKKHWTSLGIGMVWLFILLWPLLGIKPEGLEVASTFNVWWRIALGCSFLLFLYQLNSAGAFRFISRPAGAVAGSMKSATSMVPMAVWFVIGIACTALIPQFAGRYAQDVAINCMIYVCLGLGLNIVVGLAGMLDLGYIAFYGIGAYTYALLSVQFQLSFWICLPISAGMAGLGAWLIGYCSMRMRGDYLAIVTLGFAEICRMVLNNWMSLTNGPNGVTGIKAPGLYWFDFTNGMTLEHIWLKKLSLVYYVILILVVFTAIAVYRLQHSRIGRAWEAIREDETAAEVMGVPTFYMKLLAYCSGACFGGMAGAFYAARMRFVSPESFTFLESAMVLSMVVLGGMGSIPGVILGALALIALPEIFREFELYRMLVFGGVMTLMMLFRPQGMLPSKRTMRSDKD; this is encoded by the coding sequence TTGACGATACCAGAGTTTAAAAAACACTGGACGTCCCTAGGCATAGGGATGGTCTGGCTGTTCATCCTATTGTGGCCTCTGCTAGGCATTAAACCCGAAGGTCTTGAAGTTGCCAGCACATTTAATGTCTGGTGGCGAATAGCTTTGGGGTGTTCGTTCCTTCTGTTCTTATATCAATTAAATAGTGCTGGAGCATTTAGATTTATCTCCAGACCAGCAGGGGCGGTCGCGGGTAGCATGAAAAGTGCGACTTCGATGGTTCCAATGGCTGTCTGGTTTGTGATCGGGATAGCCTGTACTGCGCTTATACCGCAGTTTGCCGGAAGATATGCACAAGATGTTGCTATCAACTGTATGATCTATGTTTGTCTAGGACTCGGCCTAAATATAGTCGTTGGCTTAGCAGGTATGCTGGATTTGGGTTATATAGCATTCTACGGTATCGGTGCATACACATACGCGCTTCTCTCAGTGCAGTTCCAACTTTCTTTCTGGATTTGTTTGCCAATCAGTGCCGGTATGGCTGGTCTTGGTGCATGGCTTATCGGGTATTGCTCCATGAGAATGCGAGGCGATTACCTAGCAATTGTGACGCTGGGTTTTGCCGAAATTTGTCGAATGGTGCTCAATAACTGGATGAGCCTGACCAATGGTCCTAACGGCGTAACTGGTATTAAGGCCCCCGGTCTTTACTGGTTCGACTTTACCAACGGCATGACTTTAGAACACATCTGGCTCAAAAAGCTTTCACTTGTTTATTACGTCATCCTGATTCTTGTGGTCTTCACTGCTATCGCCGTTTACCGCTTACAGCATTCCCGCATTGGTCGGGCATGGGAAGCGATTCGCGAAGATGAGACTGCTGCTGAAGTTATGGGTGTTCCTACATTTTATATGAAACTGCTAGCGTATTGCTCAGGAGCATGTTTCGGCGGTATGGCCGGCGCTTTCTACGCCGCACGTATGAGATTTGTTAGTCCAGAATCTTTTACTTTCCTTGAATCAGCAATGGTTTTATCCATGGTTGTTCTTGGCGGTATGGGATCTATTCCGGGGGTTATTCTCGGCGCATTGGCTCTTATTGCCCTTCCAGAAATATTTAGAGAGTTCGAATTATATCGCATGCTCGTCTTCGGGGGAGTTATGACTTTGATGATGCTCTTCAGACCTCAGGGAATGTTGCCTTCGAAACGTACAATGAGATCTGATAAGGATTAA